The Cryptococcus decagattii chromosome 1, complete sequence genome includes a region encoding these proteins:
- a CDS encoding mitochondrial import inner membrane translocase subunit TIM10, protein MSFLFGGSNRSVEGSVDPAKIEMAVAELDMITDVFNRLVNSCHTKCISSTPLNHRYAEGDLLKGESVCIDRCTAKFFEVNKKVGERMSAMGSAAQATGSFGR, encoded by the exons ATGAGTTTTCTTTTCGGAGGTAGCA ACCGATCCGTCGAAGGTTCCGTCGACCCCGCCAAAATCGAAATGGCCGTCGCTGAGCTCGATATGATTACAGATGTCTT CAACCGTCTCGTCAATTCATGTCACACTAAATGCATCTCTTCAACACCGCTCAACCACCGATACGCGGAAGGGGATCTTTTGAAGGGCGAAAGTGTGTGCATCGACCGGTGCACTGCGAAATTTTTTGAG GTAAACAAGAAGGTTGGAGAGAGGATGTCTGCTATGGGCAGTGCGGCTCAGGCCACTGGGAGTTTCGGGAGGTAA